The Xanthomonas sp. CFBP 8443 genome has a window encoding:
- the ompR gene encoding two-component system response regulator OmpR, whose translation MNDAPARLLLVDDDARLRELLRRYLESQDFSVKAVADGAQLQQALARGHYDLVVLDLMLPGENGLEICRRLRGQGDTTPIVMLTAKGDEIDRIVGLEIGADDYLPKPVNPRELLARIRAVLRRTGPAGAGAPQPDGGEIGFGRFRLHLGRRELSCDGQPLKLTTAEFAVLSVLLRHPQQPLSRDRLMSLAHGREHDAFARSIDVTVARLRKLLEDDARNPRLIQTVWGIGYVYVPPQAAP comes from the coding sequence ATGAACGACGCCCCTGCCCGCCTACTCCTGGTCGACGACGACGCGCGTCTGCGCGAGCTGCTGCGCCGCTATCTGGAAAGCCAGGACTTTTCGGTGAAGGCGGTGGCCGACGGCGCCCAGTTGCAGCAAGCGCTGGCGCGCGGCCACTACGATCTGGTGGTGCTGGACCTGATGCTGCCCGGCGAGAACGGCCTGGAGATCTGCCGGCGCCTGCGCGGCCAGGGCGACACCACGCCGATCGTGATGCTCACCGCCAAGGGCGACGAGATCGACCGCATCGTCGGCCTGGAGATCGGCGCCGACGACTACCTGCCCAAGCCGGTGAACCCGCGCGAGCTGCTGGCGCGGATCCGCGCGGTGCTGCGCCGCACCGGACCGGCCGGCGCCGGCGCGCCGCAGCCGGACGGCGGCGAAATCGGCTTCGGCCGCTTCCGCCTGCACCTGGGCCGGCGCGAGCTCAGTTGCGACGGACAGCCGCTGAAGCTGACCACCGCCGAGTTCGCGGTGCTGTCGGTGCTGCTGCGGCATCCGCAACAGCCGCTCAGCCGCGACCGCCTGATGAGCCTGGCGCATGGCCGCGAACACGACGCCTTCGCGCGCAGCATCGACGTCACCGTGGCGCGGCTGCGCAAGCTGCTCGAAGACGATGCGCGCAACCCGCGGCTGATCCAGACCGTGTGGGGCATCGGCTACGTCTACGTGCCGCCGCAGGCCGCGCCATGA
- a CDS encoding ATP-binding protein, whose protein sequence is MSRGRRSGDGWPRSLFGQLALVIALVLAGAGLLALLLGRELALRPAAQQLLRTLDGFANVAEALQRAPAPTALEPALREAGVQVRHSPPPAASTRAGPLTDELQRRAASQLGPGRELRRSADDGALWLKLATPDPLWVSFAGERRGHGMRRFSVALLAACALLVWLAAAYFARRLVLPLRQLALAAPHIVRGDGAIPIAGGGPREVNELARALADASADVRSAAAERTLLLAGISHDVRTPLTRLQYALALLPQVEPELRDGMERDIGEIDAILAQFIAYARDGRDEASAPLDLAELCRHALGATRAAWEVDLPKQAPLYAKPMALQRALGNLIGNAERHGAAPFQLRLARDGDGWRIEVRDHGPGLDPMLAARAQQPFVHGGHGGSGLGLAIVERVARQHHGELRLDNAAPHGLRATLRVREA, encoded by the coding sequence ATGAGCCGCGGCCGCCGCAGCGGTGACGGCTGGCCGCGCAGCCTGTTCGGGCAACTGGCGCTGGTGATCGCGCTGGTGCTGGCCGGGGCCGGCCTGCTGGCGCTGCTGCTCGGCCGCGAACTGGCGCTGCGCCCGGCCGCGCAACAGCTGCTGCGCACGCTGGACGGTTTCGCCAACGTCGCCGAGGCTTTGCAGCGCGCGCCGGCGCCGACTGCACTGGAACCGGCGCTGCGCGAAGCCGGAGTGCAGGTCCGGCACAGTCCGCCGCCAGCGGCCAGCACCCGCGCCGGGCCGCTGACCGACGAACTGCAGCGGCGCGCGGCAAGCCAGCTCGGTCCGGGCCGCGAACTGCGCCGCAGCGCGGACGACGGCGCGCTGTGGCTCAAGCTGGCCACGCCCGACCCGCTGTGGGTGTCGTTCGCCGGGGAGCGCCGCGGCCACGGCATGCGCCGCTTCTCGGTGGCGCTGCTGGCCGCCTGCGCGCTGCTGGTGTGGCTGGCCGCGGCCTACTTCGCGCGGCGCCTGGTGCTGCCGTTGCGGCAACTGGCCCTGGCCGCGCCGCATATCGTGCGTGGCGACGGTGCCATACCGATTGCCGGCGGCGGCCCGCGCGAGGTGAACGAGCTGGCGCGCGCCCTGGCCGATGCCAGTGCCGACGTACGCAGCGCCGCGGCGGAGCGAACGTTGCTGCTGGCCGGCATCTCGCACGACGTGCGCACGCCGCTGACCCGCCTGCAATACGCACTCGCGCTGCTGCCGCAAGTGGAGCCGGAACTGCGCGACGGCATGGAACGCGACATCGGCGAGATCGACGCGATCCTGGCTCAGTTCATCGCCTATGCCCGCGACGGCCGCGACGAGGCCAGCGCGCCACTGGACCTGGCCGAACTGTGCCGGCATGCGCTGGGCGCGACGCGCGCGGCCTGGGAGGTCGACTTGCCGAAGCAGGCGCCGCTGTACGCCAAACCGATGGCGTTGCAGCGCGCGCTCGGCAACCTGATCGGCAACGCCGAGCGCCACGGCGCCGCACCGTTCCAGCTGCGCCTGGCGCGCGACGGCGACGGCTGGCGCATCGAGGTACGCGACCACGGCCCGGGGCTGGACCCAATGCTGGCCGCACGCGCGCAACAACCCTTCGTGCACGGCGGCCACGGCGGCAGCGGATTGGGCCTGGCGATCGTCGAGCGCGTCGCCCGCCAACACCACGGCGAACTGCGCCTGGACAACGCCGCGCCGCATGGCCTGCGCGCGACGCTGCGGGTGCGCGAGGCATGA